One Aquificaceae bacterium genomic window carries:
- a CDS encoding ATP synthase F0 subunit B produces the protein MDIQQAMYPNITLIIQAILFLVFTAIIRSILVKPYSQVIEERERLIEKNTQEAIRLREEAQRYIQEAQSILEEGRRESNQILEQARKEAERLRVEILSRVEQETQEEIAKAVEEIRKSLEEEKSKLDERVKEIAELITSKVLEEAA, from the coding sequence ATGGACATCCAGCAAGCAATGTATCCTAACATAACCCTCATTATCCAAGCAATTCTTTTCCTTGTGTTTACTGCCATAATAAGGAGCATTCTTGTAAAGCCTTACTCTCAGGTAATAGAAGAAAGGGAAAGACTTATTGAAAAAAACACACAAGAAGCAATAAGACTTAGGGAAGAAGCTCAGCGGTATATCCAAGAAGCTCAAAGCATCTTAGAGGAGGGAAGAAGGGAATCAAACCAAATACTTGAACAGGCAAGAAAAGAGGCAGAAAGGCTTAGGGTGGAGATACTCTCAAGGGTGGAGCAAGAAACCCAAGAGGAAATAGCCAAAGCGGTAGAAGAGATAAGAAAAAGCCTTGAGGAAGAAAAGAGCAAACTTGATGAGAGGGTAAAGGAAATAGCGGAGCTAATAACAAGTAAAGTCTTGGAGGAGGCGGCATGA